CCCGCAGTGGAAAAACAAACTCTTTGTCGGTACTCTGAAGGAGAAAGCGGTCATTGTCCTGAGCGTTGACGGTAATCGCGTGAGCGAAGATGGGCGCATTCTGGAAGACAGAGATAAGCGAATTCGTGATGTGCGGGTTGGACCGGATGGTGCGCTGTATGTGTTGACTGATGAAACGGACGGGCAACTGTTAAGGGTAAGCCCGTCCGGGACGTGATCAGGTTACGGGGATCATCACGACGTTGCGATACGCCGGGCGCTCACTGAGTTGCTGGATCCAGCGTTCAAGATGCGGGCGCGGGGTCCACTTCAGACCCATATTGGTCAGGTTCCAGACAAAGGGCGCTACGGCGATATCACCTACACCAAATTCCGTACCTGAGAACCACTTATGCTTAGACAGCTCGTCATCCATCATTGCGAACAGCGTTTCACAGGCATCTTGTGCCGAGTGAATGGCGGGGTAGTCGCGTTCTGGCTCTGGCGTTCTGATTAGCCCCATCAAAATGACACGATGGGTGGGAGAGAGCGTCTGGTTTGCCCAGTCCATCCATTTTTCGCCCTGGGCGCGTTCCGCCGGGCTATCTACCCATAAGCGGCTTTGACCATACTGGGCGGCGAGATAACGCACGATCGTATTGGACTCCCAAAGCGTTGCGCCGGTCTCTTCATCGCGCAGGAGCGGAACCAGCCCGTTGGGATTCATGGCCAGATAGTCGGCCTCTTTATTCACCCCAAACTGCAAACCAGCCATAACCTGTTTAAACGGTAAATCCAGCTCTTCCAGAGCCCAGAGGACTTTCTTAACGTTGGTCGAATTGTTCCTGCCCCACAGCGTAATCATGTTAACTCCCAAAATAGTCAAACAACCTGAGATGTGAATCAGAGCCAGTGACTGGACATGGTGAGATAAACCTAACAATTACGCAACAGAAGACAAAAAAATCGTTCTTATCAAAGCGTATCTGGATGTTATTGCATAAACTTTAAAAACTTTACCTGGTTTAGGTTTCTTTAAACGCATTAGTACGATATTACTCATCGCTTCTTGCGACACGGTGATGTGACGTGACTTTTTGAATGGACACTCGGGTGGCATTTATGACGCAGAAAATGACTTCTTTGCGCGGCCTGGCAGCAGGTTCCGCGCTCCTGTTTCTTTTCGCTCCTACACTCTACGCAGCTGAGCAGGCTGCACCAGAAGCGCCTCCTGTTGACGCGCGAGCCTGGATATTAATGGATTATGCCAGCGGTAAGGTGCTGGCAGAAGGGAACGCTGACGAACAACTTGACCCCGCCAGCCTGACTAAAATTATGACCAGCTATGTGGTTGGACAGGCATTAAAAGCGGGCAAGATAAAGCTGGAAGACCAGGTGACAATTGGTAAGGATGCATGGGCGACCGGCAACCCGGCGCTGCGTGGTTCTTCCGTGATGTTTCTGAAACCCGGCGATCAGGTTTCCGTTTCTGATTTGAATAAAGGGGTGATTATTCAGTCAGGAAACGATGCCTGTATTGCACTGGCGGATTATGTCGCAGGTAGCCAGGATTCCTTCATTGGCCTGATGAATGGCTATGCGCAAAAACTGGGATTGACCAACACCACCTTTAAAACGGTTCACGGCCTGGATGCGCCAGGCCAGTTCAGTACCGCACGCGATATGGCGCTGTTAGGTAAGGCGCTGATCCACGACGTGCCGGACGAGTACGCTATCCACAAAGAGAAAGAGTTTACCTTCAACAAAATCCGCCAGCCGAACCGCAACCGTCTGCTGTGGAGCACTAACCTGAATGTCGATGGAATGAAGACCGGGACAACTGCAGGGGCGGGATATAACCTGGTCGCGTCAGCGACGCAGGGAGATATGCGTCTGGTCTCCGTTGTGCTGGGAACCAAAACCGACCGTATTCGCTTTAATGAATCGGAAAAACTGCTGACCTGGGGTTTCCGTTTCTTTGAAACCGTAACCCCGATTAAGCCGGATGCTACCTTTGTTACCCAACGCGTTTGGTTTGGTGATAAAAGCGAAGTCAATCTGGGCGCCGGGGAAGGCGGTTCAGTCACGATCCCGCGGGGTCAGTTGAAAAATCTGAAAGCCAGTTACACCATAACGGACCCTCAACTGACCGCACCGCTGAAAAAAGGCCAGGTCGTGGGGACGATCGATTTCCAGCTTAACGGCAAATCGATTGAACAACGTCCGCTGATGGTCATGGAAGCGGTAGAGGAAGGCGGTTTCTTCAGCCGGATGTGGGATTTTGTGATGATGAAATTCCACGGCTGGTTTGGCAGCTGGTTCTCATAGGTAAAAGCAAAACGGCAACCCAGGTTGCCGTTTTGCTTTTCTGAACCTTCTTCCCGAGGGAAAGGAGACCAGGCCGCAATACCCTTAATACATCAACTTAATCTGCTGCGCTTTGGCGTGATCGACCAGGTCATCTTCCGGGCGGCAATCACTCACTATCGTATCAAAACGCGCCAGCTCGCCCATTCTCGCTGGACGTACCTTGCCAAACTTACTGTGATCAACCACCAGAACGTGGTATTGCGCCGCGTTGAGCGCCCAGTGTTTCACCGGCAGTTCTTCCAGGTTAAAGCAGGTTGCTCCCTGCCGTACACTCACGCCTGCCGCAGAATAAAAGGCGATATCCGGGCACAAACTACTGAGTGTGTCCTGCAAATTAAGAGGTTTGAAAATGGCGTTACTGGCGTGGAACTCACCGCCACAGAGGATCACCCGACACTCGGGTTTCTCCTGAAGCGCCAGGAAGGTGTTCAGCGAGTAGCAAACAGCGGTAAACGGCAAACTGCTGTCGATCGCCTCGATGATCCATGGGGTTGTTGTTCCGCAGTCAAAGAACAGCGTCTGATGAGGCTGCACCAGGGAAGCCGCCAGACGTGCCGCTTTGCGTTTTTCTTCTACCAGACGCGTTTTTTGATCGCTTATCAGGTAGTGGCTGGCGCTGCGTGGCTCCAGAACGATATACCCGCCCAGCAGTACAACGGGGGCACTGTCGCTGTTCAGGTCGCGACGAATGGTCATCTCGGAGACACCGAGCAGGGAAGCAGCTTCTTTAAGATGCAGCTTATCACTGCGCTTCAGCGCCTGTAGCAGCTGAGCAATGCGGTCATCGCGTCGTGTTTCCATAGATCCTCAGGGTGGAAAAGTGAACCCCCGCAGGGCGGGGGTTCAAGTGTAACCTGTCGGGCCGGGATTAGTCACGTATCCAGCCTTTACGGATAGGGATCGCAAAGCAAACGCGATAAAGATGTGAGAGCCCACGGTAAAGCGCTTGACCAAAAAGGCTCCACAGGATCGCCGCACTGACACAGCCAATCAGCCCCACAAGGAAGCCGCCGATCATATCCAGCGGCCAGTGCACGCCCAGATAGACACGTGACCAGGCGATGGCGGCGGCGATAACCATCAGTACCGAGCCCGACCAGAGTCGATGCCAGAACAGGAAGGCCAGTGCAAAGGTGAAGATTACCGTACCGTGGTCGCTCGGGAAGGAGTCATCTGGCGCATGGTGCAGGAAGGTATAGCCGACGTGATCGACGAAAGGGCGATCGTGAGGGAAGGCGTGTCCGAGAATAAAACTGACCAGAACGCTTACGCCCAGGGCCATCGCAACTTTAATGACCAGCTGGCGCTGGGCATTGACCTGCTTGCGCGGACCCCAAAGCCAGAGAATAGCAGCCAGTGCCGGTACAATGCTGATGAGGTCTTTTGCCATAAAGGTCGCGACATCAATCATCCATTCCGGTGACGCGGGGGTGGCGTTAATCAGATAAAACAGTCCGTAATTCAGTTGCTCTAACATATTGTTGTCACTCTTTAGCAAACCAGGCGGAAACAAGGCCATAGGCCACCACCTGAGAAAACCAGACCCACCACCCAGCCCACAGGTTGTGAGAGAAAAAATGCGCCCCGCGCATGACTTGCCCGAACCCCATCGCCAGGCCTAAAAAAATGCCCAATGCGACGAAGAACCAGGCCAGACGAGGACGTTCGCGCCAGAAGGCAAAAAACAACCCCATGACCATAAAGCCACTGGACGAATGGCCGCCAGGGAAGCAGCGTCCGGGACCGCTGTCAGCGGGTATTGCGCCAAACAGGGGATAAGAGATCGCCTTGCCGCCATACTCCACTAAATCCCAGGGACAACTGTGGTGGCTGATACTCTTCAGCACCCCAACAACCAGCGCCCCAAGCCCCATCAACAGGGCGGCGGTAACCAGTCGAGCATTACGACGAAATGCACCGTAAAACAGGGCGACCGCCCCCAGGGCAATCGCGATATATTTAGCCAATCGATGGTTCAGCAGATCCAGCAGCGCGTTTTGCTGCAACGGAAACCCCCGCGTTGTAGCGTCATACCAAAAGCCGGTGATCCAGCGATCCACTGTTTCGTCACGAGAGAGCCAGGTAAACAGCACAGCAAGGACTATCAGCACGAAAAGTTGATAACCATAAAAGCGTATCGGCAAACGGTAAAGTTGTTTTGTCTTATTTGTCGGTAACTTAGATAATTCTGAACGGCTGGTGGTTTGTGCCATAAATTGAGATCGGTGACGTGAAATAGGGCTATCATATTTCTGTCAACTTAAGGAAACCTTAAACAACGACGATAAGTGCTTTATTTCTGTTTTTTCCCGATTATTGACTATCTCAGACAGCGGCAATTCATTACACTCACCGCGATTTTTTCATCATAAAGAGACTTCATGCTAAACCGTTCTTCTTCAGGTAGTCGTCTGGGGCGCCAGGCGTTACTTTTCCCTCTGTGTCTGGTGCTCTACGAATTTTCTACCTATATTGGCAACGATATGATTCAACCCGGAATGCTGGCTGTTGTTGAACAGTACAACGCCGGAATTGAGTGGGTTCCTACATCCATGACGGCCTACCTTGCGGGTGGGATGTTTTTACAGTGGCTGCTCGGGCCGTTGTCGGACCGCATTGGCCGTCGTCCCGTGATGCTGACGGGAGTGGTATGGTTTATCGTGACCTGCCTCGCCACGCTGTTGGCGCAAAACATCGAACAATTCACACTGCTGCGCTTCCTTCAAGGGGTGAGCCTGTGCTTCATCGGGGCGGTGGGGTATGCCGCCATTCAGGAATCCTTTGAAGAGGCGGTGTGCATCAAGATCACGGCGCTCATGGCCAATGTCGCGCTGATTGCGCCTCTGCTTGGGCCACTGGTGGGGGCCGCGTGGGTACACGTCGCGCCGTGGGAAGGGATGTTTATTCTCTTCACTCTTCTTGCGGCTATCTCCTTCTTTGGTTTGCATCGCGCCATGCCGGAAACCGCGACCCGTCTGGGCGAAAAGCTTTCGCTAAAAGAACTCGGCCGTGATTACAAAGAGGTGCTGAAAAATGTCCGCTTTGTGGCGGGGGCGCTGGCGACGGGGTTTGTCAGCCTGCCATTGCTGGCATGGATTGCCCAGTCTCCGGTCATCATTATCAGCGGCGAAAAGCTGAGCAGCTATGAATATGGCTTGCTGCAAGTCCCGATTTTTGGCGCGTTGATCATGGGCAACCTGGTGCTGGCGCGTCTGACGTCGCGGCGCACCGTGCGTTCGCTGATCATTATGGGCGGCTGGCCGATTGCGGCAGGGCTGATTGTCGCGGCGGTTGCCACGGTTGCATCGTCACATGCCTACCTGTGGATGACCGTGGGGCTGAGTATCTATGCCTTTGGTATCGGTCTTGCGAACGCTGGTCTGGTACGTCTGACCCTCTTTGCCAGCGAGATGAGCAAAGGGACGGTGTCTGCTGCGATGGGAATGCTGCAAATGCTGATTTTTACCGTCGGCATTGAGGTGAGCAAGCATGCCTATGCGTTTGGCGGTAACGGGCTTTTCAGCCTGTTTAATCTCGCCAACGGCGTGCTGTGGGTTGCCCTGATGGTGGTATTCCTGAAGGACAAACGCGTCGGGGCGGCGTTGCAGCCTTAATCTGTTCGTTCCCTCTCCCACAGGGAGAGGGGGGAAGGCATCAAATCCGACAGCGTCAATAAAACGGCGCTTCTTTGCTCAGTACTTTCTCTATCACATCCAGCACGCCTTCGAGATTGTTGTGCGGCGCTTCATAGCGCGCAACCGCTTTAATCTGCGTCCTGGCATTTGCCATCGCAAAGCTAAATCCGGCCTGGCGCAGCATTTCAACATCGTTGCCGCTGTCGCCAAAGGCCACCACTTCGCTGTCGTCAATGCCCCAGTGGTTTTGCAGAAGGCGCAACCCGTTGGCTTTGTGCACGCCCGGTATAATCAAATCAATATTGCCGTGACCGGTGGTGACGGGAACCATAATGTCGCCCAGCTCAGCATGGATCATAGTCTGGACGCGGGGGATTTCATCATCGGGCAGGTTTAGCCCAAATTTAAAGAAGATATCGTTAAGATTATCGAAATTATCGACCATTTCCAGACGGTGATAATACTGCGCCGCCATCGTTTTAAGTGCATCGTTGTATGACTTCAGGGTATAGGCACTGTTTTTACCGCAGGCGATCACTTCAACGCCCTGGAGTGAACAGAGAAACTGCGCGACGGTAGCAAACTGGGTTTTCGTCAGCTCGCCATTGAACACATCTTCTCCGGCATTGACCACCCAACCGCCGTTTTCTGCCACAAAGGCGATCTCGTGGGCGATCTCCGGGAAAAACGAAATTAGCTGGTAGTACTGGTTGCCACTGGCGACCACGAAACGGATCCCCAGTTGCTTCATGCGCGTATATTGCGCCAGAAAACGCTCGCGGTTGTATGTCTTCGCATCGCTCAGAAACGTGCCATCCATGTCGACTGCAATCAGTTTAACGCTCATATCCCTTCTCCAGTGTCGGTTGTTCTGCTGTCGGCTTTGCTACCGCACGCGCGACCAGCGCCGCAATAATTACTAATCCCAATACCACCAGCATGGCACTGCGCAATCCATAATGTTCACCCAGGAAGCCGAGCAGTGGCGGTCCCACCAGAAAGGCAAGATAGCCAGTGGTGGCGACCACGCTGACGCGCGTTGGCGCATCCGGGCCAGTGTCGCTGGCGGCAGAGATGGTCAGCGGGAAGCCGAGTGACGCACCAAGCCCCCACAAAATGACCGAAACGCCGGCAATCCAGTCGACATCGACGAAGATGATCATCGCAATGCCTAGCCCACCCAGCAGCGCACTGGCGCGAACCACCGCCACCCGGCTGTAGCGATCGATAAACCAGCCCCCGGTAAACCGCCCGACGGTCATACCCAGCGTAAACCCGGCGTAGATCAGCGAGCCGGAGGTTGGGCTAAATCCGTGTCCGTCTACCATCAACAAGGGGAGCCAGTCATTGGCTGAACCTTCAGCAAAGGCCATGGCCAGCACCACTACACCAATCAGCATCAGTTGCATATCACGGTAAAACGGTAAACCTTTCTCCGCTGATTTCTGTTCATCAGCCGAGTTTTTGCCCGTGCCGTCTGGGATGGCTTTGATCCCGGTCAGTACGGGAATAATACAGACCAGCGCCGCCAGTAAAATATGCAGATTCGCGGCGATACCAAACGCGGTCAGTGCCATCCCAACGCCCGCGCCAGCCAGTGTGCCGAGGCTGTAAAAGCCGTGCATCATCGGCAAAACTGTTTTGTTCATTTCGCGTTCTACCGCAGCACCTTCAACGTTGATGGCAACCTCGGCTGCACCAAAGCTTCCACCAAAGACCGTCAGCCCCAGGGCAAACAGAAGCGGGGAGGCGAACCACAGCGCTACGCTTAATACCATCATCCCGAACACTGCGCAGCACATGGTGGTACGGATCACAGCCCGTGTGCCAAAGCGTTTTACCAGCCACGCGGAGCAGAGAATTCCGCTCATCGAGCCTATTGACAGACCAAACAGCACAATCCCCATTTCCGCGGTAGATACGGACAAAATATCGCGGATGGCCGGTGTACGGGTTGCCCATGAAGCCATTAATAGCCCGGGGATAAAGAAGAACATAAACAGCGCCCACATGCGCAGCTGCAGGGCTTTACGGGGAGAGGTCAAGGTCATTGGGGTAGCACCAGAAGTACAACAATAGCGACAACACTAACAAGTTTGTGTACATTTGTACATAAATGAGGTGAGGAATTTATGAGCAGAGCACCGAACGATCCTAAGCGCAGGGAAAAAATCCTGCAGGCCACGCTGGATACTATTGCCGAACATGGCATCCAGGCCGTTACCCACCGTAAAATTGCCAGCTGTGCAGGTGTCCCGCTGGGGTCGATGACCTACTATTTTTCAGGTATGGAGTCGCTGATTGAAGAAGCTTTCACGTGGTTCACTCAGGAAA
This sequence is a window from Enterobacter sp. RHBSTW-00994. Protein-coding genes within it:
- the ybjG gene encoding undecaprenyl-diphosphate phosphatase, which translates into the protein MLEQLNYGLFYLINATPASPEWMIDVATFMAKDLISIVPALAAILWLWGPRKQVNAQRQLVIKVAMALGVSVLVSFILGHAFPHDRPFVDHVGYTFLHHAPDDSFPSDHGTVIFTFALAFLFWHRLWSGSVLMVIAAAIAWSRVYLGVHWPLDMIGGFLVGLIGCVSAAILWSLFGQALYRGLSHLYRVCFAIPIRKGWIRD
- the dacC gene encoding serine-type D-Ala-D-Ala carboxypeptidase produces the protein MTQKMTSLRGLAAGSALLFLFAPTLYAAEQAAPEAPPVDARAWILMDYASGKVLAEGNADEQLDPASLTKIMTSYVVGQALKAGKIKLEDQVTIGKDAWATGNPALRGSSVMFLKPGDQVSVSDLNKGVIIQSGNDACIALADYVAGSQDSFIGLMNGYAQKLGLTNTTFKTVHGLDAPGQFSTARDMALLGKALIHDVPDEYAIHKEKEFTFNKIRQPNRNRLLWSTNLNVDGMKTGTTAGAGYNLVASATQGDMRLVSVVLGTKTDRIRFNESEKLLTWGFRFFETVTPIKPDATFVTQRVWFGDKSEVNLGAGEGGSVTIPRGQLKNLKASYTITDPQLTAPLKKGQVVGTIDFQLNGKSIEQRPLMVMEAVEEGGFFSRMWDFVMMKFHGWFGSWFS
- a CDS encoding Cof-type HAD-IIB family hydrolase, which produces MSVKLIAVDMDGTFLSDAKTYNRERFLAQYTRMKQLGIRFVVASGNQYYQLISFFPEIAHEIAFVAENGGWVVNAGEDVFNGELTKTQFATVAQFLCSLQGVEVIACGKNSAYTLKSYNDALKTMAAQYYHRLEMVDNFDNLNDIFFKFGLNLPDDEIPRVQTMIHAELGDIMVPVTTGHGNIDLIIPGVHKANGLRLLQNHWGIDDSEVVAFGDSGNDVEMLRQAGFSFAMANARTQIKAVARYEAPHNNLEGVLDVIEKVLSKEAPFY
- a CDS encoding phosphatase PAP2 family protein, which encodes MAQTTSRSELSKLPTNKTKQLYRLPIRFYGYQLFVLIVLAVLFTWLSRDETVDRWITGFWYDATTRGFPLQQNALLDLLNHRLAKYIAIALGAVALFYGAFRRNARLVTAALLMGLGALVVGVLKSISHHSCPWDLVEYGGKAISYPLFGAIPADSGPGRCFPGGHSSSGFMVMGLFFAFWRERPRLAWFFVALGIFLGLAMGFGQVMRGAHFFSHNLWAGWWVWFSQVVAYGLVSAWFAKE
- a CDS encoding MFS transporter, with protein sequence MTLTSPRKALQLRMWALFMFFFIPGLLMASWATRTPAIRDILSVSTAEMGIVLFGLSIGSMSGILCSAWLVKRFGTRAVIRTTMCCAVFGMMVLSVALWFASPLLFALGLTVFGGSFGAAEVAINVEGAAVEREMNKTVLPMMHGFYSLGTLAGAGVGMALTAFGIAANLHILLAALVCIIPVLTGIKAIPDGTGKNSADEQKSAEKGLPFYRDMQLMLIGVVVLAMAFAEGSANDWLPLLMVDGHGFSPTSGSLIYAGFTLGMTVGRFTGGWFIDRYSRVAVVRASALLGGLGIAMIIFVDVDWIAGVSVILWGLGASLGFPLTISAASDTGPDAPTRVSVVATTGYLAFLVGPPLLGFLGEHYGLRSAMLVVLGLVIIAALVARAVAKPTAEQPTLEKGYER
- a CDS encoding MFS transporter, whose product is MLNRSSSGSRLGRQALLFPLCLVLYEFSTYIGNDMIQPGMLAVVEQYNAGIEWVPTSMTAYLAGGMFLQWLLGPLSDRIGRRPVMLTGVVWFIVTCLATLLAQNIEQFTLLRFLQGVSLCFIGAVGYAAIQESFEEAVCIKITALMANVALIAPLLGPLVGAAWVHVAPWEGMFILFTLLAAISFFGLHRAMPETATRLGEKLSLKELGRDYKEVLKNVRFVAGALATGFVSLPLLAWIAQSPVIIISGEKLSSYEYGLLQVPIFGALIMGNLVLARLTSRRTVRSLIIMGGWPIAAGLIVAAVATVASSHAYLWMTVGLSIYAFGIGLANAGLVRLTLFASEMSKGTVSAAMGMLQMLIFTVGIEVSKHAYAFGGNGLFSLFNLANGVLWVALMVVFLKDKRVGAALQP
- the deoR gene encoding DNA-binding transcriptional repressor DeoR yields the protein METRRDDRIAQLLQALKRSDKLHLKEAASLLGVSEMTIRRDLNSDSAPVVLLGGYIVLEPRSASHYLISDQKTRLVEEKRKAARLAASLVQPHQTLFFDCGTTTPWIIEAIDSSLPFTAVCYSLNTFLALQEKPECRVILCGGEFHASNAIFKPLNLQDTLSSLCPDIAFYSAAGVSVRQGATCFNLEELPVKHWALNAAQYHVLVVDHSKFGKVRPARMGELARFDTIVSDCRPEDDLVDHAKAQQIKLMY
- a CDS encoding glutathione S-transferase family protein — protein: MITLWGRNNSTNVKKVLWALEELDLPFKQVMAGLQFGVNKEADYLAMNPNGLVPLLRDEETGATLWESNTIVRYLAAQYGQSRLWVDSPAERAQGEKWMDWANQTLSPTHRVILMGLIRTPEPERDYPAIHSAQDACETLFAMMDDELSKHKWFSGTEFGVGDIAVAPFVWNLTNMGLKWTPRPHLERWIQQLSERPAYRNVVMIPVT